One part of the Truepera radiovictrix DSM 17093 genome encodes these proteins:
- a CDS encoding glycerol-3-phosphate acyltransferase: MIGATLLALAAGYLLGGLPSAALLARLRGADIFAVGSTNMGAMNAARHLGWGLGAVVLALDLAKGALASALGAAWSPPGALPVPAAAASVGAVVGHLWSVWVGFRGGKGLATTLGTALPLYPLGGLCSFGVLMLLTLLWRARPGGVDRAVFVTAALYPALVYLSLRGAPTPVALTFALSAALIALAVALKHLLAARTPRP; this comes from the coding sequence ATGATCGGCGCTACGCTCCTCGCGCTCGCCGCCGGCTACCTCCTCGGCGGCCTGCCGAGTGCGGCGCTGCTCGCGCGGCTTAGGGGGGCCGACATCTTCGCGGTGGGGTCGACCAACATGGGGGCGATGAACGCCGCGCGGCACCTCGGGTGGGGTCTCGGCGCCGTCGTGTTGGCGCTCGACCTCGCCAAGGGGGCGCTCGCGAGCGCCCTCGGCGCCGCGTGGTCGCCCCCAGGCGCCCTCCCCGTACCCGCCGCTGCCGCGAGCGTCGGGGCGGTCGTCGGGCACCTCTGGTCGGTCTGGGTGGGGTTTCGCGGCGGCAAAGGGCTCGCCACCACGCTGGGGACCGCCCTGCCGCTCTACCCGCTGGGGGGGCTTTGCAGCTTTGGGGTGCTCATGCTGCTCACCCTTCTCTGGCGCGCGCGGCCCGGCGGCGTGGACCGCGCGGTCTTCGTCACGGCGGCCCTCTACCCCGCGCTCGTCTACCTCTCGCTGCGCGGCGCCCCTACGCCGGTCGCGCTCACGTTCGCGCTGAGCGCTGCTCTCATCGCCCTCGCCGTCGCGCTCAAACACCTCCTCGCCGCACGTACACCGCGCCCCTAA